A region of Ammospiza nelsoni isolate bAmmNel1 chromosome 8, bAmmNel1.pri, whole genome shotgun sequence DNA encodes the following proteins:
- the C8H10orf71 gene encoding cardiac-enriched FHL2-interacting protein, producing MQGNKKHTEGHSDSSSIGSLLDDADREVSSLTARAFKSLCVAELEDPYNEPELSISPDFALQLSAKFHSGTLNHDIKKSNVCDKLTARNNEHTIWASTFQQLPKCASEEKRIAKNNTFAMERKLSLPVPGSRNNKHVSKVSSLIKTFDKTADQGSGSSLITNKQPIKNSFQKYKINQGNDAASWDDTDILSIHKELSEFSEASQGSHCLSGKHEPQIRPNKIDLSYGDSDGYYPVLVEMSKVAKSNFSHSSKKALKNRNLKVSEPAKKGSFLHSENSAFESWNVHHKKMSEKEEFVDIKMEKEGHAYLEESPFVKGSHTGEHKLSPATTTVAKKKEKDFQMKPTLQEASFSLRVVPQGPHPLETKFPVVFPPTPPPRNHVPQGPPRPPPAPPAPPLPPPCHPPAPPSPEAPPVPPPPVPARLSPTALSQGSVSPQSVSHSMVSPSLGFETPSPPPPKPQGISAEEKPQSPRLGSACPPWRRHRAAERAAGRRQAAKEKVTDSHRTPLSEKATGADPGLRVSPLAKQANSPGSISPSFNISELLTPVIPPKQDMDTAERELIPLTPPPTESMASRDPEESTVDDYRSWDNCRLTASSLLFNLKDVRKRVKSIYTPSPLLRALEEKNKTRENMQESTKMDPSFSTSHDKSEKNITEKDELSDIAYVLSSSVHENDNKTDLTGHFRGNYLTLRSPQTTEDLPFYQTGDSMKQDNSKHQDLVKNTEDDENFLSFRHESNEPDLGKHQQYTAKRPFSRDNVDTKAGQPMQNHNVQGEENERQAAIQNENFAFKTLLKQLSPEEDEPYSGAQTTIVVPGREARGKRSTSSSEQSFVSTVEQPLQEEPFLPVPLMEQTCLQESQRTDSETGSGSKKRHKEKGKEVGEDELQYYACISPGTGAAEKREGSVTGDEQRSLMKEKIGREKREEADSTNSASDSIRDMSIPRSEETQTPSSSSSTKPSLFMIKDNTFRSPQVIRAVKLPLLRSFSLDDSVSSSYREMERKFMSPAVYSKRHRNMLHAQEGGWWASRHRGQQNVTDGATDREKEASESGSTSVTVDPTLLEDTESFSFGKLTEEDEKIYVLLNKFGKMDEESVCRSEKKPTKARHSLEQPMTGLENDQAQNNSYPAERKKNYFKNHHLSNRKGGSCAKKIITRQTISPVTGSMLEDHTCSSVSNDTLEDILHPEDAPLLENLSRPAVRSPRSGNTMHSLAASSLSDKPTISGLRETGDVTNPALLNMALERQAYMPAEEIISSAQRNLLLDVAGEDGRLEPRGLGGRPAGKPPTVPPKTEKALRRAKKLANKRKKVQEQQKNHQTEHAYAVGKRPTHSGETAASASPLVYSPLHPPLHSTFTPTETTPGKSRLAPAANPSPSSTQRKLLQDPDSGQYYVVDLPAEVNVKTFYDPETGKYVQVSVPSLEQNLHQPTSSEMKNSPYASYPRVLPLPASSVAVLKSPSQLSEPAWSVPAAPERAELPEDGLQDYRYSESVDTEPASYSYHQDAGETQVHLGKDVSPTQSTSIVTLTNLDDFAAEGVS from the coding sequence ATGCAGGGGAATAAGAAACATACAGAAGGACACAGTGACTCCTCAAGTATTGGGAGTCTCCTGGATGACGCAGACAGAGAAGTGAGCAGCCTCACAGCTCGGGCTTTCAAGAGTTTGTGTGTAGCAGAACTCGAAGACCCTTACAATGAGCCAGAACTTTCCATTTCACCTGACTTTGCCCTCCAGTTGTCTGCTAAATTTCACTCAGGGACGTTAAACCATGACATCAAGAAAAGCAATGTCTGTGACAAGTTAACAGCAAGAAACAATGAACATACAATATGGGCTTCTACATTCCAGCAGTTACCTAAGTGTGCTTCGGAGGAGAAGAGGATTGCTAAAAACAACACCTTTGCCATGGAGAGGAAATTGAGCTTGCCAGTCCCTGGTTCAAGGAACAATAAGCATGTTTCAAAAGTGTCCTCATTGATTAAGACGTTTGACAAGACTGCAGACCAAGGGTCAGGAAGTTCTCTGATAACAAATAAGCAGCCCATTAAGAATAGctttcaaaaatacaaaataaatcagGGCAATGATGCTGCCTCCTGGGATGATACAGACATTTTAAGCATCCACAAGGaactttctgaattttctgAGGCTAGTCAAGGTAGCCACTGCCTCAGTGGCAAACATGAGCCACAGATAAGACCTAATAAAATAGACCTGAGTTATGGGGACTCTGATGGTTATTATCCTGTGCTGGTTGAGATGTCAAAAGTAGCCAAGTCAAATTTTTCCCATTCTTCTAAGAAGgctttaaaaaacagaaactTGAAAGTTAGTGAGCCAGCAAAAAAAGGTAGTTTTCTTCACAGTGAGAATAGTGCTTTTGAATCATGGAATGTTCATCAtaaaaaaatgtcagaaaaagaggaatttgttgacataaaaatggaaaaggaaggtcATGCATACCTGGAAGAATCACCATTTGTTAAAGGATCACACACAGGTGAACACAAATTGTCACCTGCCACGACCACTGTTGctaagaagaaagagaaagatttTCAGATGAAGCCAACTCTACAAGAAGCTTCTTTCTCTCTCCGAGTCGTCCCTCAGGGTCCCCACCCTTTAGAAACCAAATTCCCTGTTGTTttccctcccacccctcccccaaGGAACCATGTACCCCAGGGTCCCCCTCGACCACCCCCTGCCccaccagctcctcctctcccaccccCGTGCcatcccccagcaccccctAGCCCTGaagcccctcctgtgccaccacccCCAGTGCCAGCTCGACTGTCCCCCACTGCCCTGTCCCAAGGCTCTGTGTCACCCCAGTCTGTGTCCCACAGCATGGTTTCACCCTCACTCGGGTTTGAGACACCCAGTCCTCCTCCACCGAAACCCCAGGGCATCTCAGCTGAGGAGAAACCCCAGAGCCCCcggctgggcagtgcctgcccaccctggaggagacacagggctgcagaaagggcagcagggaggagacaGGCTGCAAAGGAGAAGGTCACAGACAGCCACAGGACCCCATTGTCTGAAAAGGCGACTGGTGCTGACCCTGGTCTGCGTGTGTCTCCTCTGGCTAAACAGGCAAACTCCCCTGGATCCATCAGCCCCTCTTTCAACATCAGCGAGCTCCTAACACCTGTCATACCCCCAAAACAGGACATGGACACTGCTGAAAGGGAGCTGATCCCACTGACACCTCCTCCCACGGAGAGCATGGCCTCAAGAGACCCTGAGGAGAGCACCGTGGATGATTACAGATCCTGGGATAATTGCAGGCTGACGGCATCGAGTCTGTTATTTAACTTAAAGGATGTGCGCAAACGTGTTAAAAGCATTTATACCCCTTCTCCCCTGTTAAGGGCcttggaggagaaaaataaaaccagggaAAATATGCAGGAGAGTACCAAAATGGATCCCTCATTCTCAACTTCACATGACAAAAGCGAGAAAAATATTACAGAGAAAGATGAATTGAGTGATATAGCTTATGTATTGTCTAGCAGTGTTCATGAAAATGACAATAAAACTGATTTAACTGGACACTTCAGAGGCAATTATCTGACTTTGAGATCACCCCAGACAACAGAAGACCTTCCATTTTACCAAACTGGAGACAGCATGAAGCAAGACAATTCAAAACACCAAGATCTGGTTAAAAACACAGAGGATGACGAAAATTTCCTCTCGTTCAGACATGAATCAAATGAACCTGACTTAGGAAAACATCAGCAGTACACAGCAAAGAGACCATTCAGTAGAGACAATGTAGATACAAAAGCTGGGCAGCCCATGCAAAATCACAATGTGCAGGGTGAGGAAAATGAAAGACAAGCTGCTATTCAGAATGAAAATTTTGCCTTCAAAACACTCCTAAAGCAACTCTCACCAGAAGAAGATGAGCCTTACAGTGGCGCCCAAACCACCATTGTGGTACCTGGCCGTGAAGCACGAGGCAAAAGAAGCACTAGTTCCTCAGAGCAATCCTTTGTCTCCACAGTGGAGCAGCCACTTCAGGAAGAGCCATTTCTGCCAGTGCCCCTAATGGAGCAGACGTGCCTCCAAGAGAGCCAGAGGACTGACAGTGAAACAGGTTCAGGAAGTAAGAAAAGACacaaggagaaagggaaagaggtTGGGGAAGATGAACTGCAATATTATGCTTGTATCAGCCCTGGTACTGGTGCAGCAGAGAAGAGGGAGGGAAGTGTTACTGGGGATGAACAGAGGAGCCTGATGAAAGAGAAGatagggagagagaaaagggaagaggCTGACAGCACAAATTCTGCATCTGACAGTATTAGAGACATGTCCATCCCCAGGTCTGAGGAAACACAAACACCATCATCTTCAAGCTCAACCAAACCCAGTCTGTTTATGATTAAAGATAACACATTCAGGTCCCCTCAGGTGATAAGGGCTGTCAAGCTGCCCCTGCTCCGGTCATTCTCCTTGGATGACTCAGTGAGCAGCAGCTATAGGGAAATGGAACGTAAGTTTATGTCCCCAGCAGTGTACAGCAAGCGGCACCGAAACATGTTGCACGCCCAGGAGGGGGGCTGGTGGGCATCGAGACACAGAGGGCAGCAGAACGTGACAGATGGAGCAACTGACAGAGAAAAAGAAGCCAGTGAGTCTGGATCTACTTCAGTAACAGTGGATCCCACTCTTCTGGAAGATACAGAGAGCTTTTCATTTGGAAAACTGACGGAAGAAGATGAAAAGATTTATGTGTTGTTAAATAAATTTGGGAAAATGGATGAGGAAAGTGTCTGTAGAAGTGAAAAGAAGCCTACAAAGGCAAGACACAGCTTAGAACAGCCAATGACAGGCCTGGAAAATGACCAAGCTCAAAACAACAGCTATcctgcagaaagaaagaaaaattactttaagaATCATCATTTATCTAACCGCAAAGGGGGCTCTTGCgcaaaaaaaataatcactaGGCAGACAATTTCCCCTGTGACTGGCTCCATGTTAGAGGACCACACATGTTCTTCTGTATCCAACGACACTTTAGAGGATATCCTGCATCCAGAAGATGCACCTTTGTTAGAAAATCTTTCACGCCCTGCTGTCAGAAGCCCCAGGTCAGGAAACACAATGCACTCTCTTGCTGCCAGTTCATTGTCAGATAAACCCACTATTTCTGGCCTTAGAGAGACAGGGGATGTTACAAATCCTGCCTTGTTGAACATGGCACTAGAGAGACAAGCTTATATGCCTGCAGAAGAGATAATCAGTTCGGCACAGAGGAATCTGCTTTTGGATGTCGCAGGGGAAGATGGGAGACTGGAGCCCAGGGGACTTGGTGGGAGACCAGCAGGCAAGCCACCCACTGTGCCACCAAAAACAGAAAAGGCTCTGCGTCGGGCTAAAAAGCTGgcaaacaagaggaaaaaggtgcaagagcagcagaaaaaccACCAGACTGAGCATGCATATGCCGTAGGGAAAAGGCCTACTCATTCTGGAGAGACAGCAGCATCTGCTTCACCCTTAGTATATTCCCCCCTTCATCCTCCCCTTCACTCAACTTTTACTCCCACAGAAACCACTCCTGGGAAATCTAGGCTTGCACCAGCAGCAAACCCTTCACCCTCTTCAACCCAGCGGAAACTGCTCCAGGACCCTGACTCTGGTCAATACTATGTAGTTGATTTACCAGCTGAAGTGAATGTAAAGACATTTTATGACCCAGAAACAGGCAAATATGTTCAAGTCTCAGTCCCTTCCTTGGAACAGAACTTACACCAGCCCACCTCTTCAGAAATGAAGAATTCTCCCTATGCCTCCTACCCTAGAGTGCTGCCTTTACCAGCCTCATCAGTAGCTGTGCTGAAATCACCTTCTCAGCTCTCTGAGCCTGCCTGGTCAGTGCCTGCTGCACCAGAACGAGCTGAACTGCCTGAAGATGGCCTGCAGGACTACAGATACTCTGAGTCTGTGGATACTGAACCAGCCTCCTACTCCTACCATCAAGATGCTGGAGAAACTCAAGTTCACTTAGGCAAGGATGTGAGCCCAACCCAAAGCACTAGCATTGTCACCCTCACCAATTTAGATGATTTTGCTGCTGAAGGAGTATCTTGA